In Novipirellula caenicola, the sequence CCCTTTAATGTCCGCGTCGAGCACCCAGTTGACTCGCCGGCGTGTGATTGTCTGGCCCAGATCGGCCAGTGCTTGGTGGCAGCTTCGCTTGGGACGGTAACCGTACGAGGTATCATGAAAATCCACCTCGCAGATGCGTTCCAAGACCATGACGATCGCCCGCTGGACGATCTTATCTTCCACGCAAGCGATTCCTAAAGGTCGCGTTTTACCGTCTCCTTTGGGAATGTCTCGGCGCAAATTCGGCTGAGGACGATAGCTACCGCGATGGATTCGATCTTCGAGAGCTTGCAAGTTGCCTTGCAAATTTTCTTCGTAATCGTCCACCGTGACCCCGTCGATCCCCGGTGCTTTGTCTTGCTTGAGTCGTCGGAAAGCGTAGAACAGCAGTTCGGTATTGAGCAACGAAAAGAGGTTACTAAACGTCGCTGCTGCGTTGCCTTCCGCTCTCGTGGTGATGCGATCCAGTCGATCATACACCGGCGTTCCACTTCTGCGAGTGGCAGGTGGTCGGCTGGAATCGCGTGTCGGCCTGACCGCCTTCCCTCGTTCGGCATTACCCGAAGTCAACGGTACTATGCAGTCATCCGATTCCCAAAGAGTCATTTGCCTCTGTTGCCTTTTCGGCTTCGCGGGC encodes:
- a CDS encoding reverse transcriptase domain-containing protein, which encodes MYDRLDRITTRAEGNAAATFSNLFSLLNTELLFYAFRRLKQDKAPGIDGVTVDDYEENLQGNLQALEDRIHRGSYRPQPNLRRDIPKGDGKTRPLGIACVEDKIVQRAIVMVLERICEVDFHDTSYGYRPKRSCHQALADLGQTITRRRVNWVLDADIKG